A DNA window from Undibacterium sp. YM2 contains the following coding sequences:
- a CDS encoding methyl-accepting chemotaxis protein produces the protein MTVSRRLGLGFALVLTFLIAVTIVGISRMSQIQGRLEKIVNVSNAETRLALDMRAIVYDRMVSLRNLTLLNDAGDMEPELKKIAEQSKQYAAADEKLSKMATEDGNASGEKKTLLAKLKEAETAAAALPAKAQELGLANNAEAATITLIKKLRPVQKKWLDTLDELVALEDKLNTQTAEEASSAFKAATSMMSILGALAVAAGIFAAFMISRSLLRQLGGEPDYAATIAGQIAAGDLTAPINLKSGDADSLLYEMKNMRDSLVNIVAQVRNGTDTIATASSEITTGNLDLSSRTEQQASSLEKTTSSMKELTTTVKQNADNAREANQLAASASEVARQGGVVVAQVVDTMGSINESSKKIVDIISVIDGIAFQTNILALNAAVEAARAGEQGRGFAVVAAEVRNLAQRSAAAAKEIKTLIGTSVEKVEIGTKLVGQAGVTIDQVVSSVKHVTDIIAEISAASQEQSVGIEHVNHAIIEMDGMTQQNAALVEQAAAAAQSLQDQASELAKVVSVFKLHAGERSQYIAPPATPAPAPVRRVEPVASIKTKARSSAVKSLPAAKAAPKKAAAANSADEWEEF, from the coding sequence ATGACCGTAAGTAGGCGTCTGGGACTGGGCTTTGCTCTGGTTTTGACGTTTTTAATTGCCGTGACCATCGTCGGCATTTCAAGAATGTCCCAGATTCAGGGGCGACTGGAGAAGATAGTGAATGTCAGCAATGCCGAGACCCGTCTGGCATTGGATATGCGTGCGATCGTATATGACCGCATGGTGTCTTTGCGTAACCTGACTCTGTTGAATGATGCGGGAGACATGGAGCCCGAACTGAAAAAGATTGCCGAACAATCCAAACAGTATGCGGCAGCTGACGAAAAGTTGAGCAAAATGGCAACTGAAGACGGCAATGCCTCTGGCGAGAAAAAAACCTTGCTGGCGAAGCTGAAGGAAGCAGAAACTGCTGCTGCCGCCTTGCCAGCCAAAGCGCAGGAACTGGGCCTGGCGAATAATGCCGAGGCTGCGACCATCACCCTGATCAAGAAACTGCGCCCGGTACAGAAAAAATGGCTGGATACGCTGGATGAACTCGTTGCACTGGAAGACAAGCTCAACACTCAGACGGCAGAAGAAGCAAGTTCGGCATTTAAAGCTGCGACCAGCATGATGAGCATACTGGGCGCTCTCGCCGTCGCTGCTGGCATCTTTGCTGCATTCATGATCAGCCGCAGCTTGCTCAGGCAACTCGGCGGTGAGCCAGATTATGCTGCCACTATTGCTGGCCAGATTGCTGCCGGTGACCTGACTGCACCTATCAATCTGAAATCTGGTGATGCAGACAGCCTGCTGTATGAAATGAAAAACATGCGCGACAGCCTGGTGAACATCGTTGCGCAGGTACGCAATGGTACTGACACTATCGCCACGGCATCGAGTGAAATCACGACGGGCAACCTGGATTTGTCCTCCCGTACCGAGCAGCAGGCCAGCTCGCTGGAAAAAACTACCTCATCGATGAAAGAACTGACCACTACGGTCAAACAAAATGCCGACAATGCGCGTGAAGCCAATCAACTGGCAGCCTCCGCATCTGAAGTGGCGCGCCAGGGTGGTGTTGTGGTGGCCCAGGTGGTTGATACCATGGGTTCCATTAATGAATCATCGAAGAAAATTGTCGATATCATCAGCGTCATTGACGGCATCGCTTTCCAGACCAATATCCTGGCCTTGAATGCTGCGGTAGAAGCTGCCCGCGCCGGTGAACAGGGCCGTGGTTTTGCCGTGGTTGCGGCAGAAGTGCGTAATCTCGCACAACGCAGCGCTGCAGCCGCCAAAGAAATCAAGACACTGATCGGTACCTCGGTCGAGAAAGTCGAAATCGGTACCAAGCTGGTTGGCCAGGCAGGTGTCACGATAGACCAGGTAGTCTCCAGTGTTAAACATGTGACCGACATCATTGCCGAAATCAGTGCAGCGAGCCAGGAGCAAAGCGTGGGCATTGAGCACGTCAATCACGCCATCATAGAAATGGATGGCATGACACAGCAAAATGCCGCCCTGGTTGAACAGGCTGCCGCCGCAGCCCAAAGCCTGCAAGACCAGGCTTCTGAACTGGCGAAAGTGGTCAGCGTCTTTAAATTGCATGCTGGTGAACGCAGCCAGTACATTGCCCCTCCGGCAACACCTGCTCCGGCACCCGTGCGCCGTGTTGAACCTGTGGCTTCCATCAAAACCAAAGCCAGAAGTAGCGCAGTCAAATCTTTACCCGCAGCCAAGGCAGCACCCAAAAAAGCAGCTGCCGCAAACAGCGCTGATGAATGGGAAGAATTTTGA
- a CDS encoding energy transducer TonB, whose translation MAAETAPVMDSKSCEPPKYPKAALMNEETGTVTMGFLIAADGKVVESKVEKSSGSKSLDKAALTALSQCKFKPGTKDGKADQLWAKVDFVWKLE comes from the coding sequence ATGGCCGCAGAAACTGCTCCTGTCATGGACAGCAAGTCCTGCGAACCACCCAAGTATCCAAAAGCAGCACTGATGAATGAAGAAACCGGCACTGTCACCATGGGTTTCCTGATTGCGGCAGATGGCAAGGTCGTTGAATCCAAGGTCGAAAAATCCAGCGGCTCCAAGAGCCTGGACAAGGCAGCACTGACCGCCCTGAGTCAATGCAAATTCAAGCCAGGCACCAAGGATGGCAAAGCTGATCAATTATGGGCCAAGGTTGATTTTGTCTGGAAGCTTGAGTAA
- a CDS encoding MFS transporter, protein MTISATASDTSGPTALPAKNKPAFGILGAISSAHMINDMMQSLILAMYPILKGEFSLSFSQVGLITLTYQLTASLLQPLVGVFTDRRPQRYSLPFGMTSTLIGLILLAFAPSFGFVLLAAAFVGIGSSIFHPESSRIARLASGGQHGFAQSVFQVGGNMGTAIGPLLAAIVIVPYGQRSVAWFGLAAILGIGLLLQVSRWYAAHHIASAGSRKPVNVAPYSRKVVIGAIAILLILIFSKYFYVAGISSFYTFYLMERFGLTVQNAQLHLFFFLFASALGTVLGGPVGDRIGRKPVIWVSILGVAPFALMLPYANLFWTTALTIVIGLVLSSAFSAILVYALELMPGKVGMVSGLFFGFAFGMGGLGAAVLGIFADRTSIAFVYQTIAYLPLLGVVAALLPREVRRV, encoded by the coding sequence ATGACAATTTCTGCAACAGCATCTGACACCAGCGGGCCCACCGCACTCCCGGCAAAGAACAAACCTGCTTTTGGCATCCTGGGTGCCATCAGCAGTGCGCACATGATCAACGACATGATGCAGTCGCTGATACTGGCGATGTATCCTATCCTGAAGGGTGAGTTCTCGCTGAGCTTCAGCCAGGTAGGGCTGATCACCCTGACCTATCAGTTGACGGCTTCGCTGCTGCAACCGCTGGTGGGTGTTTTTACCGACCGCCGGCCACAACGATATTCACTGCCTTTCGGCATGACATCAACATTGATCGGCCTGATACTGCTGGCCTTTGCCCCCAGCTTTGGCTTCGTGCTGCTGGCCGCCGCCTTTGTCGGCATAGGATCGTCCATCTTCCATCCTGAATCTTCCCGCATTGCACGACTGGCTTCGGGCGGGCAGCATGGGTTTGCCCAGTCGGTGTTCCAGGTCGGTGGCAATATGGGTACGGCCATAGGACCATTGCTGGCGGCCATCGTGATCGTGCCTTATGGTCAGCGCAGTGTGGCCTGGTTCGGACTGGCCGCCATACTGGGCATAGGACTGCTGCTACAAGTGAGCCGCTGGTATGCAGCACACCACATTGCCTCTGCTGGTAGCAGGAAACCTGTCAACGTGGCACCGTATTCCCGCAAGGTGGTCATAGGTGCTATCGCGATCTTGCTGATACTGATTTTTTCAAAGTATTTCTACGTTGCGGGCATCAGCAGTTTTTACACCTTCTACCTGATGGAACGTTTTGGCCTGACGGTGCAGAACGCGCAGTTGCATCTTTTTTTCTTCCTGTTTGCCTCTGCCCTGGGTACGGTGCTGGGTGGGCCTGTCGGTGACCGCATAGGCCGCAAGCCTGTCATTTGGGTATCCATACTGGGTGTAGCACCGTTCGCGCTGATGCTGCCGTATGCCAATCTGTTCTGGACCACGGCGCTGACGATTGTGATCGGGCTGGTGCTGTCTTCAGCGTTCTCCGCTATCCTGGTGTATGCGCTGGAACTCATGCCGGGCAAGGTGGGCATGGTGTCTGGCCTGTTCTTCGGTTTCGCCTTCGGCATGGGTGGACTGGGTGCTGCGGTGCTGGGTATTTTTGCGGACAGAACCAGCATTGCCTTTGTCTATCAGACCATAGCCTACCTGCCGCTACTGGGTGTGGTGGCTGCGTTGTTACCCAGGGAGGTACGACGCGTCTAG
- a CDS encoding helix-turn-helix domain-containing protein translates to MDTSRKPKALAQALKEIDELPSPVSGRATDYPANWHIAPHLHARHQLIYAVRGVMVVQTEVGRWVVPPTRAIWMVAGMTHEIRCIGEVHMRSVTVATDAASGLPGFTQAVGISPLLRELIRAAMELSQPDLPYIPDSRDGRVMRLILDEIRVLPVLPLHLQMPSDPRLLRICGLLQQHLDDTSTMADWAQRLAVDVKTIQRLFVKETGMTFGQWRQQARLLRALELLATGEKIIDVALALGYDSPSAFSTMFRKQFDQTPSQFFAEN, encoded by the coding sequence ATGGATACATCCCGCAAGCCCAAGGCCCTGGCTCAAGCGCTTAAAGAAATTGATGAGCTGCCTTCACCTGTCAGTGGCAGGGCTACTGACTATCCAGCCAACTGGCACATTGCGCCGCATCTGCATGCCAGGCATCAACTGATTTATGCAGTACGTGGCGTGATGGTGGTGCAGACGGAAGTCGGTCGCTGGGTGGTGCCGCCCACTCGTGCCATCTGGATGGTGGCTGGCATGACGCATGAGATACGCTGCATAGGAGAAGTGCACATGCGCAGCGTGACAGTGGCGACGGATGCGGCCTCCGGTTTACCCGGCTTTACCCAGGCAGTCGGTATCTCTCCCTTATTGCGCGAGCTGATCCGCGCTGCCATGGAATTAAGTCAGCCCGATTTGCCCTATATACCTGATAGCCGCGATGGCCGTGTCATGCGTCTGATCCTCGACGAAATACGTGTCCTGCCTGTGTTGCCCTTGCATTTGCAAATGCCATCCGACCCGCGTTTGTTGAGGATTTGCGGGTTGCTCCAGCAACACCTGGATGACACTTCCACCATGGCTGACTGGGCGCAACGCCTGGCCGTGGATGTGAAGACCATACAGCGCCTGTTCGTGAAAGAAACCGGCATGACCTTTGGTCAATGGCGGCAACAGGCCCGCTTGCTGCGGGCGCTGGAATTGCTGGCGACGGGTGAGAAAATCATCGACGTCGCCCTGGCACTGGGCTATGACAGCCCCAGTGCCTTCTCTACCATGTTCCGCAAACAGTTTGACCAGACACCCAGCCAATTCTTTGCTGAGAACTGA
- a CDS encoding M3 family metallopeptidase, producing MNKHLLLILLGTALASPATYVTAAPADSASVTPKKTAGKLADNPFASASKLPYHYPAFDQIKNEHYGPAFTEGMRQHAAEIALIAGSHAAPTFDNTVVAMERAGQMLNRVSIVFFSLTGANTNPTLEALSRDLAPKLAAHQDQIFLNARLFQRISKLYEARQALKLDAESGRLLERYYTDFVRAGAKLGDKDKQKLKSLNAQLASLATKFSQNVLKETNASAIIVDSKAELQGLSEEEIASAAEAAKTRGLKDKFVIPLMNTTGQPFEASLANRALRQRLHEASVNRGSHGGEFDNRQVAIDLARLRAERATLLGYANHAAYGLEDETARTTTAVNKMLGELAPAAVNNAKAEGAELQKIIDAQQGNFKLAAWDWAFYTEQLRKAKYSFDDSQLRPYFELKNVLENGVFFAATKLYGITFKERTDLPVYHPSVKVYEIFDADGKSMALFIADMYARDTKRGGAWMNAYVEQSTLFGTHPVLANHLNIPQPPAGQPTLLTFDEVRTAFHEFGHALHGLFSNVKYPRFSGTNVPRDFVEYPSQVNEMWATWPEVLKNYARHYQNGEVIPQTLVDKITAANKFNQGFATTEYLAASLLDQRWHQLTPAQIPKDALAFEADALKQAGVDFAPVPPRYRSTYFSHIFGGGYSAGYYAYLWSEVLDAESVEWFKENGGLNRKNGDWFRQQLLSKGGSMDPLESFRNFRGREPKIEPLLIRRGLQSGSK from the coding sequence ATGAACAAACATCTACTGCTCATTTTGCTTGGTACTGCGCTGGCCAGTCCTGCCACTTATGTCACAGCCGCACCAGCTGATTCTGCCAGCGTCACGCCGAAAAAGACCGCTGGCAAACTGGCTGACAACCCCTTTGCCAGTGCCAGCAAACTGCCTTACCACTATCCGGCTTTTGACCAGATCAAGAATGAACATTACGGCCCTGCCTTCACCGAGGGCATGCGCCAGCATGCTGCCGAAATCGCCCTCATCGCGGGCAGCCATGCCGCCCCTACCTTTGACAATACCGTGGTCGCCATGGAACGTGCGGGCCAGATGCTGAACCGGGTTTCCATCGTCTTTTTCAGCCTGACCGGTGCGAATACCAACCCTACGCTGGAAGCCCTGTCACGCGACCTGGCACCCAAGCTGGCGGCCCATCAGGACCAGATTTTCCTGAATGCGCGCCTGTTCCAGCGTATCAGCAAATTATATGAAGCACGCCAGGCATTGAAGCTGGACGCAGAATCCGGCCGCCTGCTGGAACGCTATTACACAGACTTTGTACGGGCTGGTGCCAAGCTGGGTGACAAGGACAAGCAAAAACTCAAGAGCCTGAATGCCCAACTGGCCAGCCTGGCGACCAAGTTCAGCCAGAATGTACTGAAAGAAACCAATGCCTCGGCCATCATTGTTGATAGCAAGGCTGAGCTGCAAGGTTTGTCTGAAGAAGAAATCGCCAGCGCGGCTGAAGCCGCCAAGACACGTGGCCTGAAAGATAAATTCGTGATACCGCTCATGAATACTACCGGCCAGCCTTTTGAAGCCAGCCTGGCTAACCGCGCCCTGCGCCAGCGCCTGCATGAAGCATCGGTCAACCGTGGTAGCCATGGCGGTGAATTTGATAACCGCCAGGTCGCGATAGACCTGGCACGCCTGCGTGCCGAACGTGCAACCCTGCTCGGTTATGCCAACCATGCCGCCTATGGCCTGGAAGATGAGACCGCCAGGACCACCACCGCAGTCAACAAGATGCTGGGCGAGCTGGCACCGGCTGCAGTGAATAACGCCAAAGCCGAAGGCGCAGAGCTGCAAAAAATCATCGATGCGCAGCAAGGTAATTTCAAACTGGCAGCATGGGACTGGGCGTTTTATACCGAGCAATTACGCAAAGCAAAATACAGCTTTGACGACAGCCAGTTGCGCCCTTACTTTGAATTGAAGAATGTGCTGGAAAACGGTGTCTTCTTTGCTGCCACCAAACTGTATGGCATCACTTTCAAAGAACGCACTGACTTGCCGGTGTATCACCCCAGCGTCAAGGTGTATGAGATATTTGATGCAGATGGCAAGAGCATGGCCTTGTTCATCGCCGACATGTATGCGCGCGACACAAAACGTGGCGGTGCCTGGATGAATGCCTATGTAGAGCAGTCCACGCTGTTTGGCACCCACCCTGTGCTTGCCAACCATCTCAATATCCCGCAACCACCAGCGGGCCAACCTACCCTGCTGACCTTTGATGAAGTGCGCACGGCCTTCCATGAATTTGGCCATGCCCTGCACGGTTTGTTCTCGAATGTGAAGTACCCGCGTTTTTCTGGCACCAATGTACCGCGTGACTTTGTCGAATATCCATCCCAGGTTAACGAGATGTGGGCAACCTGGCCTGAGGTATTAAAAAACTATGCCAGGCACTATCAAAATGGCGAAGTGATACCGCAGACCCTGGTGGATAAAATCACGGCAGCCAATAAATTCAATCAGGGTTTTGCAACGACAGAGTACCTGGCAGCATCGCTGCTGGACCAACGCTGGCACCAACTGACACCGGCTCAGATACCAAAAGATGCGCTGGCCTTTGAAGCAGACGCATTGAAACAGGCTGGTGTCGATTTTGCCCCGGTGCCACCACGCTACCGCAGCACTTACTTCTCGCATATCTTTGGTGGCGGCTATTCAGCCGGTTACTATGCTTATCTGTGGAGTGAAGTATTGGATGCCGAGAGCGTGGAATGGTTCAAGGAAAATGGTGGTTTGAACCGCAAGAATGGTGACTGGTTCCGTCAGCAATTATTGTCCAAGGGTGGCAGCATGGACCCGCTGGAGTCTTTCCGTAATTTCCGTGGACGCGAACCAAAGATAGAACCTTTGTTGATACGTCGCGGCTTGCAATCAGGCTCTAAATAA
- a CDS encoding MFS transporter, which translates to MTTQRAPDLKTVLLASGIVITLSMGVRHGFGFWMQPISQQHGWTRETFSMAMAMQNLMWGVFGPLAGMVIDKVGTTKMMVLGAFLYAAGLLWMALIDQPVLFIVGTGILIGAALACTSFGAVSGIIGRTAPLEKRSWAFGISSAAGSFGQFVMMPIEQQLIDRAGWQNAFYVLAALVILLMVPMAMKLREPALQQVTGPQQSISEAIREAFAYKPFLLLVAGYFVCGFQLVFIGVHMPAYLKDKGVMDPSVAVYALALIGLFNIFGSYYAGKLGGMFPKPYLLSGIYLARSLVIALFLLAPLSPYSVYLFAAALGLLWLSTVPLTNGVIAGIFGVKYLSMLSGFVFFSHQVGSFIGVWLGGYIYTKTGSYNMVWGIVLGLGIFAALVNLPISEKPIVRTGEAAA; encoded by the coding sequence ATGACAACTCAACGCGCTCCCGACCTGAAAACCGTGCTGCTGGCCAGCGGTATTGTGATCACCTTGTCCATGGGTGTCAGGCATGGTTTTGGTTTCTGGATGCAACCCATCTCACAACAACACGGCTGGACCAGAGAAACCTTCTCGATGGCGATGGCCATGCAAAACCTGATGTGGGGCGTGTTTGGCCCACTCGCAGGCATGGTGATAGACAAGGTAGGCACGACCAAAATGATGGTGCTGGGTGCATTTTTGTATGCGGCCGGTTTGTTATGGATGGCGCTGATAGACCAGCCTGTGCTGTTCATAGTCGGCACCGGGATACTGATAGGTGCTGCACTGGCCTGTACTTCGTTCGGCGCAGTCAGCGGCATCATAGGCCGCACGGCACCGCTGGAAAAACGTTCCTGGGCTTTTGGTATTTCTTCTGCTGCGGGCTCCTTTGGCCAGTTCGTCATGATGCCGATAGAACAGCAATTGATAGACCGCGCAGGCTGGCAAAATGCCTTCTATGTACTGGCAGCCCTGGTCATTTTGCTGATGGTGCCTATGGCAATGAAGTTGCGTGAACCGGCACTGCAACAAGTTACAGGCCCGCAGCAAAGTATCAGCGAAGCGATACGTGAAGCCTTTGCCTACAAGCCTTTTTTGCTGCTGGTAGCGGGCTATTTTGTCTGCGGCTTCCAGCTGGTTTTCATCGGCGTACACATGCCTGCGTATCTGAAGGATAAAGGTGTCATGGACCCCAGCGTGGCAGTGTATGCGCTGGCACTGATTGGCCTGTTCAATATCTTTGGTTCTTACTATGCCGGCAAGCTGGGCGGCATGTTCCCTAAACCTTATCTGCTGTCGGGCATCTATCTGGCGCGCAGCCTGGTCATTGCCCTGTTCTTGCTGGCACCGCTGTCACCGTATTCTGTGTATCTTTTTGCCGCAGCATTGGGCTTGTTATGGTTATCTACCGTGCCACTGACGAATGGTGTCATTGCCGGGATTTTTGGCGTCAAGTATTTGTCGATGCTGTCTGGCTTTGTGTTTTTCTCGCATCAGGTCGGCAGCTTTATCGGTGTCTGGCTGGGTGGCTATATTTACACCAAGACCGGCAGCTACAACATGGTATGGGGCATCGTCCTGGGTCTGGGTATTTTTGCAGCACTCGTGAATTTGCCTATCAGCGAAAAACCGATAGTCCGCACGGGTGAAGCTGCGGCCTGA
- a CDS encoding ATP-binding protein, giving the protein MNRNLHRIVKTARRHPRLATCLLGQLSVQAATAGQTGLQLDACYQRYLILERLGQAHSMQNELEQGLHIAEQQQLTRPAGLMLLALGRICYTQGAYRDALMYWTRCVDLSKFNRDQVTLVEAHIGLGQIYDALGDGKTAARFHTDAGSLLEQLNEPYLLCKQIINLGVNELHTGELQAAQDCFLKAKVLAEQHAIHEYLAETYWYLGQVASKNAQLEVAEAHIRTALELADACNYVWLKGAVLDTLADILRAAGQLDEALDAYGKALSYSEKVASRRQKVRSLAALSEIHEQQGNWQQALHFARLHQQTTSELSELGTMDKFHELRAYDLSHKSPVEILLELSSNRLLEEGQQAEVLQLIANTALRILDTELAAIFLIDDNQVGLHCHARAGNRQGCIKAEMPCQNLPLLMHMLQQDEAPLVGHDMRLHVVSTEMQKLLGQEQLYSALEIPLRLHGKSVGLICFAHTSGARNWSREDVLFGRHLANLVQQVLSHAGHAQTQKQLEARVLERTASLQLQTEQLQQAQKHIYRLSEIGREITSSLDRDTIMEIVYRHVHELMGAEVFAVGLYRPEQETIEFPCNILRGQRMLPYIRDIRDEDLLSVWCVTHQQPIFISDIYGEYQNYISAAGLSKLTVDSAYFAGLEKIIPISHIYVPLMIKGRTIGLIAIQSTQKKAFQRMHLDIAMMLAAYTAIAVENAETYQQLLKAQQILISQEKLAALGSLVAGIAHELNTPIGNSLLTATTLQEQSVLFLRKLTENTVKRSDLNQFTATINNANELLLRNLMSASDLVSSFKQVSVDQTSQKRRLFNLRKTTLEVIRTLHNLIHKHGHTLDIDIPDDIELNSFPGPYGQVLTNFINNAILHAFENRENGKMLLRAHKTPDNQVQIIFSDNGKGIEAQDLRRIFDPFFTTKLGQGGSGLGLSIVHNLVTTIMHGSIAVDSAPGMGTRFTLNLPLNP; this is encoded by the coding sequence TTGAATCGCAATTTACACCGCATCGTCAAGACCGCGCGCAGACATCCGCGGCTGGCGACTTGCTTACTCGGGCAATTGAGCGTGCAGGCTGCTACAGCCGGGCAAACCGGCTTGCAACTTGACGCCTGTTACCAGCGCTATCTGATACTGGAGAGGCTGGGGCAGGCACATTCCATGCAAAACGAGCTGGAACAAGGCCTGCACATCGCTGAACAACAGCAACTGACACGCCCTGCCGGGCTGATGCTGCTGGCCCTCGGTCGCATCTGTTATACCCAGGGTGCGTACCGTGACGCCCTGATGTACTGGACGCGCTGCGTCGATCTGAGCAAGTTCAACCGCGACCAGGTGACACTGGTGGAAGCGCACATAGGACTGGGACAGATTTACGATGCCCTTGGTGATGGCAAAACTGCGGCGCGTTTTCATACCGATGCCGGTAGCCTGCTGGAGCAACTGAACGAGCCCTACCTGTTGTGCAAGCAAATCATCAACCTGGGTGTCAATGAGCTCCATACTGGTGAATTGCAGGCAGCTCAAGATTGCTTTCTGAAAGCGAAAGTATTGGCTGAGCAACATGCCATCCATGAATACCTTGCTGAGACTTACTGGTATCTGGGTCAGGTCGCCAGCAAAAATGCACAACTGGAAGTCGCTGAAGCCCATATCCGCACTGCACTGGAACTCGCCGATGCCTGCAATTACGTGTGGCTGAAAGGCGCCGTGCTGGATACGCTGGCCGACATCCTGCGTGCAGCAGGGCAATTGGATGAAGCGCTGGATGCCTATGGCAAGGCCCTGAGTTATTCAGAAAAAGTCGCCTCACGCCGACAAAAAGTACGCAGTCTCGCGGCCTTGTCAGAAATCCATGAGCAGCAGGGTAACTGGCAACAGGCCCTGCACTTTGCCCGCCTGCACCAGCAAACCACGAGTGAGCTCAGTGAACTGGGGACGATGGACAAGTTCCATGAATTGCGCGCCTATGATCTATCCCACAAGTCACCGGTAGAAATCCTGCTGGAGTTGTCGTCGAACCGCTTGCTGGAAGAAGGCCAGCAAGCTGAAGTGCTGCAATTAATCGCCAATACGGCCTTGCGTATTCTGGATACCGAGCTTGCTGCAATCTTTTTGATCGATGACAACCAGGTAGGCTTGCACTGCCATGCCAGGGCAGGCAACCGCCAGGGCTGCATCAAGGCAGAAATGCCCTGCCAGAACCTGCCGCTCCTGATGCACATGCTGCAACAGGATGAAGCGCCTCTGGTCGGACATGATATGCGCCTGCATGTAGTATCTACAGAAATGCAGAAACTGCTGGGACAAGAGCAGTTGTACTCAGCACTGGAAATCCCCTTGCGCTTGCATGGCAAAAGCGTGGGGCTGATCTGCTTTGCCCATACCAGCGGGGCCAGGAACTGGTCACGTGAAGATGTCTTGTTTGGACGTCATCTGGCTAACCTGGTGCAGCAGGTGCTCAGCCATGCCGGGCATGCCCAGACCCAGAAGCAACTCGAAGCCAGGGTGCTGGAGCGCACTGCCAGCCTGCAATTGCAGACCGAACAATTGCAGCAGGCACAAAAGCATATTTACCGGCTCAGCGAGATAGGCAGGGAAATCACGTCCAGCCTGGACCGCGATACCATCATGGAGATCGTCTATCGCCACGTACATGAGTTGATGGGGGCAGAAGTATTCGCCGTAGGCCTGTACCGGCCAGAGCAGGAAACCATAGAGTTTCCCTGCAATATCCTGCGCGGCCAGCGCATGTTGCCGTATATACGCGATATCAGGGACGAGGATTTATTATCAGTATGGTGTGTCACACATCAGCAGCCCATCTTTATCAGCGATATCTATGGCGAATACCAGAACTACATCAGTGCAGCAGGCCTGAGCAAGCTGACCGTCGATAGCGCCTATTTTGCCGGTCTGGAAAAAATCATTCCCATCTCGCACATCTATGTGCCACTGATGATCAAGGGCCGCACCATAGGCTTGATCGCCATACAGAGTACGCAAAAAAAAGCCTTCCAGCGCATGCATCTGGATATTGCCATGATGCTGGCCGCCTATACCGCGATTGCGGTGGAGAATGCCGAGACTTATCAGCAATTGCTCAAAGCCCAGCAAATCCTGATTTCGCAAGAAAAACTGGCGGCACTGGGTTCACTGGTGGCGGGTATCGCCCATGAATTGAACACACCCATAGGCAATAGCCTGCTGACCGCGACCACCTTGCAAGAACAATCAGTACTGTTTTTACGCAAGCTGACAGAAAACACGGTAAAACGTTCTGACCTGAACCAGTTCACGGCCACCATCAATAATGCCAATGAATTATTGCTGCGTAACCTTATGAGCGCGAGTGACCTGGTCAGCAGTTTCAAGCAAGTCTCGGTAGATCAAACCAGCCAGAAGCGCAGGCTGTTCAACTTGCGCAAGACTACCCTGGAAGTCATACGCACCCTGCACAACCTGATACACAAGCATGGTCATACGCTGGACATTGATATTCCTGATGACATAGAGCTCAACAGCTTTCCCGGCCCTTATGGACAGGTGTTGACTAATTTCATCAACAATGCCATCCTGCACGCCTTTGAAAACCGCGAAAATGGCAAGATGCTGTTGCGCGCCCACAAGACGCCGGACAATCAGGTGCAAATCATCTTCAGTGACAATGGCAAGGGTATAGAGGCTCAGGATTTGCGCAGGATATTTGACCCCTTCTTCACTACCAAGCTGGGCCAGGGTGGCAGCGGGCTGGGGCTCAGCATAGTCCACAACCTGGTGACCACCATCATGCATGGCAGCATCGCTGTCGATAGCGCACCCGGCATGGGCACGCGGTTTACCTTGAACCTGCCTCTGAATCCCTGA